One Spinacia oleracea cultivar Varoflay chromosome 4, BTI_SOV_V1, whole genome shotgun sequence DNA segment encodes these proteins:
- the LOC110787822 gene encoding uncharacterized protein — protein MQANNLRWIALIQDKIHADLYKGLEDSLHAGEHNTENVGRRTILPSSFVGSPRDMHQRYQDAMALVHKFGKPDIFLTMTCNPSWPEIQSKLLVIQVPNDRPDLLTRVFHAKLEELKKDVLERGILGTVVAYVYVIEFQKSGLPHVHMLLILDQNDKLTTPDDFDKIVRAVIPDEQQEPKLYKGVLKHMIHGPCGVLNHKSPCMKQGSCKKGLPKEFSNDTKQGNDSYPLYRRPQDRPAVPLRENSRVRVDNRWVVPYNPFFLLKYDCHVNIEICSSIKCVKYLYKYIHKGSDRV, from the exons atgcaagccaataATTTGAGGTGGATTGCACTCATCCAAGATAAGATACATGCTGATTTGTACAAGGGTTTAGAGGATTCTTTACATGCTGGAGAGCATAACACAG AAAATGTTGGACGACGGACCATACTACCGTCTTCATTCGTAGGAAGTCCAAGAGATATGCACCAGAGGTATCAAGATGCCATGGCATTGGTTCATAAGTTTGGCAAGCCCGATATATTTCTTACAATGACATGCAATCCGTCTTGGCCAGAGATACAATCAAAATTGTTGGTCATACAAGTTCCAAACGATCGTCCAGACCTTCTGACACGGGTTTTTCATGCTAAACTTGAAGAGTTGAAAAAGGATGTTCTAGAAAGGGGCATCCTCGGAACGGTTGTTGCTTATGTATATGTGATTGAATTCCAAAAGAGTGGTCTTCCACATGTTCATATGTTATTAATTCTTGATCAAAATGACAAGCTAACCACTCCAGATGACTTTGATAAGATTGTGAGAGCAGTGATTCCCGATGAACAACAAGAACCAAAATTGTATAAGGGAGTTCTTAAACACATGATTCATGGCCCGTGTGGTGTTCTCAACCACAAATCCCCGTGTATGAAACAAGGAAGTTGTAAGAAAGGATTACCTAAGGAATTCTCCAATGATACAAAGCAAGGCAATGACTCATATCCTCTTTACCGTCGTCCACAAGATCGTCCAGCAGTACCATTGCGTGAGAATTCACGAGTTCGTGTAGATAATCGGTGGGTAGTCCCATATAATCCATTTTTTCTCTTAAAGTATGATTGTCACGTCAATATTGAGATATGCAGCAGCATCAAGTGTGTCAAGTATCTGTATAAGTACATCCATAAGGGTTCAGATAGAGTTTGA